The sequence CAGCGCCGGTAACCTTGTGGCCCAGGTAAAAATCCATGCCCAGTTTAGTTAATACCTTTTGCAGTTCTTTACCCAATGCCTTATCCATAGTTGGGATAATGCCATCCATGTATTCAATAACCGATACTTTGGCGCCCAAACGGGCATAAACCGAACCCAGTTCCAGGCCGATAACGCCACCGCCTATCAGTACCAAATGTTTAGGCACTTCGCTCAGTGTTAAAGCTTCGGTTGAAGTAATGATGCGTTTCTTATCGATCTTCAAAAATGGCAGGCTTGATGGTTTTGAACCGGTAGCGATGATCACGTTGGTGGCGGTGATCTCGGCTACAGTGCCATCAGCTTTGGTTACCTTAATGGTATTTTTATCTTTAAACGAACCTACACCGGTGTGTACCTCAATTTTATTTTTCTTCATCAGGTAGGTGATACCGCTGGTATTGGCATCAACCACTTCCTGCTTGCGTTTGATCATGCGGCCAAAATCGAATTTCAGGTCTTTTAACTGGATACCGTGATCGGTAAAAGCATGCGCGGCGTTATGGTAATGTTCAGACGAATCTAACAGCGCCTTGCTGGGGATACAGCCCACGTTAAGGCAGGTGCCGCCCAGGGTGTTATATTTTTCAACAATAGCGGTTTTTAAACCTAACTGGGCGCAACGTATAGCAGCCACGTAGCCACCCGGACCAGAACCTATAACGATAACATCATATTGCATAGCAGAAAGTATTTTTAATTGGGCAAAGGTAACATTCTAATAAATAAAGCGGTACACCATATCATGGTTTAACGGTAAAATTTCTATTTTAGATGAGTCACAATTAGATACCTACGCATCATGACAACCAATAACA comes from Mucilaginibacter mali and encodes:
- the lpdA gene encoding dihydrolipoyl dehydrogenase yields the protein MQYDVIVIGSGPGGYVAAIRCAQLGLKTAIVEKYNTLGGTCLNVGCIPSKALLDSSEHYHNAAHAFTDHGIQLKDLKFDFGRMIKRKQEVVDANTSGITYLMKKNKIEVHTGVGSFKDKNTIKVTKADGTVAEITATNVIIATGSKPSSLPFLKIDKKRIITSTEALTLSEVPKHLVLIGGGVIGLELGSVYARLGAKVSVIEYMDGIIPTMDKALGKELQKVLTKLGMDFYLGHKVTGAAVKGKEVTVTFDTPKGEKGELKGDYCLVAVGRVAYTDGLGLENIGITVEERGRKIPVNEHLETSVKGVYAIGDVITGAMLAHKAEDEGTLVAEQLAGQKPHINYNLIPGVVYTWPEVASVGQTEEQLKAAGVAYKTGQFPFKASGRARASGDLDGFVKVLADAATDEILGVHMIGPRAADMIAEGVIAMEFRASAEDVTRASHAHPTYTEAMREACLAATDKRPIHI